From Myxococcales bacterium, the proteins below share one genomic window:
- the sucC gene encoding ADP-forming succinate--CoA ligase subunit beta, translated as MKIHEYQGKQIFAKYGVPVPKGYPAFTVDEAEAAAKKLIAETGNQVTVVKAQIHAGGRGKGGGVKVAKGGEADARKLAEQILGMQLVTIQTGPEGQKVRRLYIEQGLDIAKEYYLGAVLDRDKRRIAFMASTEGGVEIEKVAHETPEKILTVHADPVTGLMPFQARQIAFGLGLQSYGKETIAKFTKVMLALYDMFVKEDCSLLEINPLIVTKSGDVVALDAKLNFDDNGEFRHKNWAELQDKDEEDPVELEAKEAGLNYVALDGNVGCLVNGAGLAMSTMDIIKVFGEKHGVAPANFLDVGGGANQEQVTKAFSMILKSPKVKAIFVNIFGGIMKCDVIANGVVAAVKEVGLKVPLVVRLEGTNVELGRKILSESGLAITAATTMADGAEKVVAAVTGGSK; from the coding sequence GTGAAAATTCACGAGTACCAAGGCAAGCAGATCTTCGCGAAGTACGGCGTGCCGGTCCCGAAGGGGTACCCCGCCTTCACCGTCGACGAGGCCGAGGCCGCGGCGAAGAAGCTCATCGCCGAGACCGGCAACCAAGTCACGGTCGTCAAGGCCCAGATCCACGCGGGTGGCCGCGGCAAGGGCGGCGGCGTGAAGGTCGCGAAGGGCGGCGAGGCCGACGCGCGCAAGCTCGCCGAGCAGATCCTCGGCATGCAGCTCGTCACCATCCAGACGGGCCCCGAAGGCCAGAAGGTCCGCCGGCTCTACATCGAGCAGGGCCTCGACATCGCCAAGGAGTACTACCTCGGCGCCGTGCTCGACCGCGACAAGCGCCGCATCGCCTTCATGGCCTCCACGGAGGGCGGCGTCGAGATCGAGAAGGTCGCCCACGAGACGCCCGAGAAGATCCTCACGGTGCACGCCGATCCGGTCACCGGGCTCATGCCGTTCCAGGCGCGCCAAATCGCGTTCGGCCTCGGCCTCCAGAGCTACGGCAAAGAGACGATCGCCAAGTTCACCAAGGTGATGCTCGCCCTCTACGACATGTTCGTGAAGGAAGACTGCTCGCTCCTCGAGATCAACCCCCTCATCGTCACGAAGTCGGGCGACGTGGTCGCGCTCGACGCGAAGCTGAACTTCGACGATAACGGCGAGTTCCGGCACAAAAACTGGGCCGAGCTCCAAGACAAGGACGAAGAGGATCCGGTCGAGCTCGAGGCCAAAGAAGCGGGCCTCAACTACGTCGCGCTGGACGGCAACGTCGGCTGCCTCGTCAACGGCGCCGGCCTCGCCATGTCGACGATGGACATCATCAAAGTCTTCGGCGAGAAGCACGGCGTCGCCCCCGCGAACTTCCTCGACGTGGGCGGCGGCGCCAACCAAGAGCAGGTCACCAAGGCCTTCTCGATGATCCTGAAGAGCCCCAAGGTGAAGGCGATCTTCGTCAACATCTTCGGCGGCATCATGAAGTGCGACGTGATCGCGAACGGCGTCGTCGCGGCGGTGAAGGAAGTCGGCCTCAAGGTGCCGCTCGTCGTGCGCCTCGAGGGCACGAACGTCGAGCTCGGTCGCAAAATTTTGAGTGAGAGCGGGCTCGCCATCACGGCGGCCACCACCATGGCGGATGGCGCCGAGAAGGTCGTCGCTGCGGTGACGGGAGGTTCGAAATGA
- a CDS encoding PD40 domain-containing protein, protein MNALRLRTLFLLAGISTAAILGSSELVACGSSEPRSDFDAAPEPKPTGTTPQDATPPGFFDAEVPGEVKLKELTIVPQDATLGVDVGQTNPTLPFKAQGVTVDGKVVDKVTGVWSFSRFDVASFVDDVLTPTGFVGGTGEVVVKAFGLTAKTKATVRLRMNAGEVPSAVQSAAFATATDTDPSLTVVYPYAGTVFPRGLPGPLFQWTGGGANGFFKIQAKSATFEYTAYATVASANGEYAFPKLPVDAWAKLTDSTEGVVDVSVQRFDGGKAYLPRTFQVRVAGANLKGTVYYTRLVDQAGGTFLRRIEPGGTPSNATQVAGEQCIACHSVSKDGSRIVGSINGGASPWAVWDARTGAKLYQSTAASGFQAISPDGAYVIWRHWNSDTFGTDSPSELRLSTATSDAVLATLSLPINTPGGLSHPVWSPDGTTIAYGVRTAGNGLSYTAATLWTSKVSLGATPGFRDTKKIIDANATYPVATYPTFTPDSKYLAFMRANKSRGSDADSRGELWIAGADGAGQVRLDRANGAGALATTDRNWGPSFHPVAAGGYYWLAFYAERPYGHKYTGSNRQMWITAVDLNPTASTDPSHPAFYIAGQETDATNERPQFSVPPCKPLGDTCENGYDCCDGFCRAGDAGGLVCQKPAGCARTGERCGSKADCCDQAECVGGFCTNVPK, encoded by the coding sequence ATGAACGCACTTCGCTTGCGCACGCTCTTCCTCCTCGCGGGCATCTCGACGGCGGCGATCTTGGGCTCGTCGGAGCTCGTCGCGTGCGGCTCGTCCGAGCCTCGTTCGGACTTCGACGCCGCGCCCGAGCCGAAGCCCACGGGAACGACGCCGCAAGACGCGACCCCGCCCGGGTTCTTCGACGCGGAGGTCCCCGGCGAGGTCAAGCTGAAGGAGCTCACGATCGTCCCGCAAGACGCCACCCTCGGCGTCGACGTCGGCCAGACGAACCCGACGCTCCCGTTCAAGGCGCAAGGGGTCACGGTCGACGGGAAGGTCGTCGACAAGGTCACGGGGGTGTGGTCGTTCTCTCGGTTCGACGTGGCAAGCTTCGTCGACGACGTGCTCACGCCCACGGGCTTCGTGGGCGGCACGGGCGAGGTCGTGGTGAAGGCCTTCGGTCTCACCGCGAAGACCAAGGCGACCGTGAGGCTCCGCATGAACGCCGGCGAGGTTCCCTCGGCCGTGCAGTCCGCCGCGTTCGCGACCGCGACCGACACGGACCCTTCGCTCACCGTGGTGTACCCGTACGCGGGCACGGTCTTCCCGCGCGGGCTCCCGGGCCCGCTCTTCCAGTGGACCGGCGGCGGCGCGAACGGCTTCTTCAAGATCCAGGCGAAGAGCGCCACGTTCGAGTACACGGCGTACGCCACCGTCGCGAGCGCGAACGGCGAGTACGCCTTCCCGAAGCTCCCGGTCGACGCGTGGGCCAAGCTCACCGACTCGACCGAGGGCGTGGTCGACGTCTCCGTGCAGCGCTTCGACGGCGGCAAGGCCTACCTCCCTCGCACGTTCCAGGTGCGCGTCGCCGGCGCGAACCTCAAGGGCACCGTGTATTATACACGTCTCGTCGATCAGGCCGGGGGCACCTTCCTCCGCCGCATCGAGCCCGGCGGCACTCCCTCGAACGCCACGCAGGTCGCCGGCGAGCAGTGCATCGCCTGTCACTCGGTGTCGAAAGACGGGAGCCGCATCGTCGGCAGCATCAACGGCGGCGCGAGCCCGTGGGCCGTCTGGGACGCACGCACCGGCGCGAAGCTCTACCAGAGCACGGCCGCGTCGGGCTTCCAGGCCATCTCTCCCGACGGCGCGTACGTGATCTGGCGCCACTGGAACAGCGACACGTTCGGCACCGACAGCCCCTCCGAGCTCCGCCTCTCGACGGCCACGAGCGACGCCGTGCTGGCCACGCTGAGCCTCCCGATCAACACGCCCGGAGGCCTGAGCCACCCGGTGTGGAGCCCTGACGGCACCACCATCGCGTACGGCGTGCGCACGGCCGGAAACGGGCTCTCCTACACCGCGGCGACGCTCTGGACGAGCAAGGTCTCGCTCGGGGCGACGCCCGGCTTCCGCGACACGAAGAAGATCATCGACGCGAACGCCACCTACCCGGTCGCGACCTACCCGACCTTCACCCCCGACTCGAAGTACCTCGCGTTCATGCGGGCCAACAAATCCCGCGGGTCCGACGCCGACTCGCGCGGCGAGCTCTGGATCGCGGGCGCCGACGGGGCAGGGCAGGTGCGGCTCGATCGCGCGAATGGCGCGGGCGCGCTCGCGACGACGGATCGCAACTGGGGCCCGAGCTTCCACCCCGTGGCCGCGGGCGGCTACTACTGGCTCGCGTTCTACGCCGAGCGCCCCTACGGCCACAAGTACACGGGCTCGAACCGCCAGATGTGGATCACCGCGGTCGATCTGAACCCCACGGCCTCGACCGACCCGAGCCACCCGGCGTTCTACATCGCCGGCCAAGAGACCGACGCGACCAACGAGCGCCCGCAGTTCTCGGTGCCTCCGTGCAAGCCGCTCGGCGACACGTGCGAGAACGGGTACGACTGCTGCGACGGGTTCTGCCGCGCCGGGGACGCAGGCGGCCTCGTCTGCCAGAAGCCCGCCGGGTGCGCGCGCACGGGCGAGCGCTGCGGGAGCAAAGCCGACTGCTGCGACCAAGCCGAGTGTGTCGGAGGGTTCTGCACCAACGTCCCGAAATGA
- the nusB gene encoding transcription antitermination factor NusB produces MGARHTGREAALQMLFQVEVGNATAETAITLFWRQFEGDPEGRSYADAIVRGVTDDLSAIDDRLRKASTHWRLERMSRVDRNLLRLGAWELVARKDVPRAVILDEAVELAKAYGTEESPAFVNGVLNRVADDVGRRDEDRSR; encoded by the coding sequence GTGGGCGCACGCCATACGGGCCGCGAGGCCGCGCTCCAAATGCTCTTCCAGGTCGAGGTCGGGAACGCCACGGCCGAGACGGCGATCACCCTCTTTTGGCGCCAGTTCGAGGGCGATCCCGAGGGACGCTCGTACGCCGACGCGATCGTGCGCGGCGTCACCGACGACCTCTCCGCCATCGACGACAGGCTCCGAAAGGCCTCCACGCACTGGCGCCTCGAGCGCATGTCGCGGGTCGATCGGAACCTCCTCCGTCTCGGCGCGTGGGAGCTCGTCGCCCGGAAAGACGTGCCCCGCGCCGTCATCCTCGACGAGGCCGTGGAGCTCGCGAAGGCCTACGGCACCGAGGAGTCCCCCGCGTTCGTGAACGGCGTCTTGAACCGCGTCGCCGACGACGTCGGCCGGAGAGACGAGGACCGGAGCCGCTAG
- the ribB gene encoding 3,4-dihydroxy-2-butanone-4-phosphate synthase → MSPPLVSMSPDLLSRIQGAIEDVRAGKMVILVDDEDRENEGDLTMAAQFCTPEAINFMATHGRGLICVSLTEEQVDRLQLPQMKAPNRSGPTLGTAFTVSIEARRGVTTGISAADRAHTTRLAASPDCRPEDLVTPGHVFPLRARNGGVLVRTGQTEGSVDLARLAGLTPAGVICEIMRDDGEMARMPDLEVFGKKHGIRIVTVADLIQYRLQTERLVERVAERRITLDATGTDWHAYVYSTRIDGRQFFALKKGEPKAGEPVLCRMHAGSTVGDVFSSSTREGGKHLRQALARIEEAGSGVVVYLPPRGDFASELAAHAASEVARELGPVAPKGPQDNPLREFGLGAQVLSDLGVTKLRLLTNNPRKIAGLAGYGLEVVESVPLGS, encoded by the coding sequence ATGAGCCCACCCCTCGTCAGCATGAGCCCCGACCTCCTCTCGCGCATCCAAGGCGCCATCGAGGACGTCCGCGCGGGCAAGATGGTCATCCTGGTCGACGACGAAGATCGCGAGAACGAAGGCGATCTCACGATGGCCGCCCAGTTCTGCACGCCCGAGGCCATCAACTTCATGGCGACGCACGGTCGCGGCCTCATCTGCGTGTCGCTCACCGAGGAGCAGGTCGACAGGCTCCAGCTCCCGCAAATGAAGGCCCCGAACCGCAGCGGGCCCACCCTCGGCACGGCGTTCACGGTGAGCATCGAGGCGCGCCGCGGCGTGACCACCGGCATCTCGGCCGCCGACCGCGCCCACACGACGCGCCTCGCCGCGAGCCCCGACTGCCGCCCCGAGGATCTCGTCACGCCCGGCCACGTCTTCCCGCTCCGCGCGCGGAACGGCGGTGTGCTCGTCCGCACCGGCCAGACCGAGGGCTCGGTCGATCTGGCCCGCCTCGCGGGGCTCACGCCGGCCGGCGTGATCTGCGAAATCATGAGGGACGACGGCGAGATGGCGCGCATGCCGGACCTCGAGGTCTTCGGCAAGAAGCACGGCATCCGCATCGTGACGGTGGCCGACCTCATCCAGTACCGCCTGCAGACCGAGCGCCTCGTCGAGCGCGTGGCCGAGCGCCGCATCACGCTCGACGCCACCGGGACCGACTGGCACGCCTATGTGTATTCCACACGCATCGACGGCCGGCAGTTCTTCGCGCTGAAGAAGGGCGAGCCCAAGGCCGGCGAGCCGGTGCTCTGCCGCATGCACGCGGGCTCCACCGTGGGCGACGTGTTCTCGTCGTCGACGCGCGAGGGCGGCAAGCACCTCCGCCAGGCGCTCGCGCGGATCGAAGAGGCCGGCTCGGGTGTGGTCGTGTACCTGCCCCCGCGGGGCGATTTCGCCTCGGAGCTCGCGGCCCACGCGGCGAGCGAGGTGGCACGCGAGCTCGGCCCCGTGGCGCCGAAGGGCCCGCAAGACAACCCCCTCCGCGAGTTCGGCCTCGGCGCTCAAGTGCTCTCGGACCTCGGCGTGACCAAGCTCCGCCTGCTCACGAACAACCCCCGCAAGATCGCCGGCCTTGCCGGGTACGGCCTCGAGGTCGTAGAGAGCGTCCCGCTCGGGTCCTGA
- a CDS encoding PilZ domain-containing protein: protein MNAATVPMTLPANRRAQVRAPLSGTVTLTARGRIVDAAALDVSAGGLRVIAHLGLKPGERVSSVFFVDGEIVSAEGRVRWAGRTKLGFATFGLHFDTIDHEGHMALTEYCRRAIS, encoded by the coding sequence ATGAACGCCGCCACCGTGCCCATGACACTCCCCGCGAACCGCCGCGCTCAGGTTCGCGCACCGCTCTCGGGCACGGTGACGCTCACGGCGCGTGGACGCATCGTGGACGCCGCCGCGCTCGATGTCTCCGCCGGCGGGCTCCGTGTGATCGCGCACCTCGGCCTCAAGCCGGGCGAGCGGGTCTCGAGCGTCTTCTTCGTCGACGGGGAGATCGTGTCGGCCGAGGGCCGCGTGCGATGGGCGGGGAGGACGAAGCTTGGGTTCGCCACCTTCGGGCTCCACTTCGACACGATCGATCACGAGGGGCACATGGCCCTCACCGAGTACTGCCGCCGCGCGATTTCCTGA
- a CDS encoding DUF885 family protein → MTEEFGVEAVRERLFRGHVAHHPDDAAWLGLEVSAFADETEHGLGDRLAFHRGVVESLGGCSVGTRDDDDALDVSAMRRLSRSLVRDLEDGTYAGSLEPSAGPHALVAHLHRHAESPDDVGALEQVLAKVPDAYAARLSRLRERGRVGHVQDARIVATFCDEVLPGAARYFEALREEAGGPLAKSASAVELAKRASEAAREHEASLRALRAEEGRGRLEREAYERRVHDQWERDPKWLADLERDAGEELSALADRFVSAAARVSADEGEGAPRTLAEATKVALSSWSMKPRAANEILPLYERATERARDLCRTRRIVREPEGYALSFRELFPGLLPGAGITNLPAPLLRRGAKGHVLVSLDPGAHSIPGAANLAVHEGYPGHYLQSLAWQEAFADTRAPLRFFHTSDDVAMKSRYFGAMLAIEGFAVHAEERMLDEGLYTPREALLAVVSKLIRAARVLVDLRVHGSRASLGAIAADYATWTGMPLGWCEGQVLRSLRIPLQVVSYFAGAREVEALRRETMAREGAAFSSEAFYDRLFRLGPVSPLPPR, encoded by the coding sequence ATGACGGAAGAATTCGGCGTCGAAGCGGTGCGTGAGCGGCTCTTTCGCGGGCACGTCGCGCACCACCCGGACGACGCGGCGTGGCTCGGCCTCGAGGTCTCTGCGTTCGCGGACGAGACCGAGCACGGCCTCGGCGACAGGCTCGCGTTCCATAGGGGCGTGGTCGAGTCCCTCGGTGGGTGCTCCGTCGGCACCCGCGACGACGACGACGCGCTCGACGTCTCGGCGATGCGCAGGCTCTCACGCTCGCTCGTGCGTGATCTCGAGGACGGCACGTACGCCGGGTCCCTCGAGCCGAGCGCCGGGCCTCACGCGCTCGTCGCCCATCTTCATCGGCACGCCGAGTCGCCCGACGACGTGGGTGCCCTCGAGCAGGTGCTCGCCAAAGTCCCCGACGCGTACGCGGCGCGCCTCTCGCGGCTCCGAGAGCGGGGCCGCGTCGGCCATGTGCAAGATGCACGGATCGTCGCCACCTTCTGCGACGAGGTGCTCCCGGGCGCGGCGCGCTATTTCGAGGCCCTCCGTGAGGAGGCGGGCGGGCCCCTCGCGAAGAGCGCCTCCGCCGTGGAGCTTGCCAAGCGCGCCTCCGAGGCGGCTCGGGAGCACGAGGCCTCTCTCCGGGCGCTTCGGGCCGAAGAGGGGCGCGGGCGCCTCGAGCGCGAGGCCTACGAGCGCCGCGTGCACGACCAGTGGGAGCGTGATCCCAAGTGGCTCGCGGACCTCGAGCGCGACGCGGGCGAAGAGCTCTCGGCGCTCGCGGATCGTTTCGTCTCTGCCGCCGCGCGGGTGTCGGCCGACGAAGGGGAGGGGGCCCCGCGCACGCTCGCCGAGGCCACGAAGGTCGCGCTCTCGTCGTGGTCCATGAAGCCCCGCGCGGCGAACGAGATCCTCCCGCTCTACGAACGCGCCACGGAGCGCGCGCGGGACCTCTGCCGCACGCGCCGCATCGTGCGTGAGCCCGAGGGATACGCGCTCTCCTTCCGCGAGCTCTTCCCCGGCCTCCTCCCGGGCGCGGGCATCACGAACCTGCCGGCGCCTCTCTTGCGGCGGGGCGCGAAGGGGCACGTGCTCGTGTCGCTCGATCCGGGGGCGCATTCGATCCCTGGCGCCGCGAACCTCGCCGTGCACGAGGGCTACCCCGGCCACTACCTCCAGAGCCTCGCCTGGCAGGAGGCCTTCGCCGACACTCGCGCGCCGCTCCGCTTTTTCCACACGTCCGACGACGTCGCCATGAAGAGCCGGTACTTCGGCGCCATGCTCGCGATCGAAGGGTTCGCCGTGCACGCGGAGGAGCGCATGCTCGACGAAGGGCTCTATACCCCGCGGGAGGCCCTGCTCGCGGTCGTCTCGAAGCTCATCCGCGCCGCTCGTGTGCTCGTGGATCTCCGTGTGCACGGCTCGCGCGCGAGCCTCGGCGCGATCGCGGCGGACTACGCGACGTGGACGGGCATGCCGCTCGGGTGGTGCGAGGGCCAGGTGCTCCGCTCGCTCCGCATCCCGCTCCAGGTCGTGAGCTACTTCGCGGGGGCGCGCGAGGTCGAGGCCCTGCGCCGCGAGACCATGGCCCGCGAGGGCGCCGCGTTCTCCAGCGAGGCCTTCTACGACCGCCTCTTCCGCCTCGGCCCGGTGAGCCCGCTGCCGCCCCGCTGA
- a CDS encoding 6,7-dimethyl-8-ribityllumazine synthase: protein MSQPNIVEGGLVVPPGSSVAIVASRFNHFIVDRLVDGAVDAFVRHGGDASKITIVKVPGAWEIPVAVRRLANGKKVDAIVALGAVIRGSTPHFDYVAAEVSKGVAHVAMDTGVPVAFGVLTTDSIEQAVERAGTKAGNKGWEAAVSAIEMVALGKSLDKAGL from the coding sequence ATGTCGCAGCCCAACATCGTCGAAGGTGGCCTCGTCGTCCCGCCCGGGTCCTCCGTGGCCATCGTGGCGAGCCGCTTCAATCATTTCATCGTCGATCGCCTCGTCGACGGCGCGGTCGACGCGTTCGTCCGCCATGGGGGCGACGCGAGCAAGATCACCATCGTGAAGGTGCCTGGCGCGTGGGAGATCCCCGTCGCCGTGCGCCGCCTCGCGAACGGCAAGAAGGTCGACGCCATCGTCGCGCTCGGCGCCGTGATTCGCGGGTCGACGCCCCACTTCGACTACGTCGCCGCCGAGGTCTCGAAGGGCGTCGCGCACGTCGCCATGGACACGGGCGTGCCCGTGGCGTTCGGTGTGCTCACGACCGACAGCATCGAGCAGGCCGTCGAGCGCGCGGGCACCAAGGCCGGCAACAAGGGCTGGGAGGCCGCGGTGAGCGCGATCGAGATGGTCGCGCTCGGCAAGAGCCTCGACAAGGCCGGTCTCTGA
- a CDS encoding riboflavin synthase, whose product MFTGLVEAEGTLVSRTKVARGARLVVRAPFASYVVGESIATDGVCLTVESFEGGAFVASASSETLQKTTLGDKAVGARVNLERALPLGGRLGGHIVGGHVDGVGHVVSQTPDGDATKVVFAYPSELRRYIAEKGSICVNGVSLTVNGVDDGTFHVMLVPHTRESTAWELRQGERVNLEVDVLARYVARILDVDRGSEAKPAASDASFLEKLRGSGYM is encoded by the coding sequence ATGTTCACCGGGCTCGTCGAGGCCGAAGGCACGCTCGTCTCTCGGACCAAGGTCGCCCGCGGGGCGCGCCTCGTCGTGCGCGCGCCCTTCGCCTCGTACGTCGTGGGCGAGTCCATCGCGACCGACGGGGTCTGCCTCACGGTCGAGTCGTTCGAGGGCGGGGCGTTCGTCGCGTCGGCCTCGTCGGAGACCCTACAGAAGACCACATTGGGTGACAAAGCCGTGGGCGCGCGGGTGAACCTCGAGCGCGCGCTCCCGCTCGGAGGCCGGCTCGGCGGGCACATCGTCGGCGGCCACGTGGACGGCGTCGGGCACGTGGTGTCGCAGACGCCCGACGGAGACGCGACGAAGGTGGTCTTCGCGTACCCGAGCGAGCTCCGACGCTACATCGCCGAGAAGGGCTCCATCTGCGTGAACGGCGTGAGCCTCACCGTCAACGGCGTCGACGACGGCACGTTCCACGTGATGCTCGTCCCCCACACCCGCGAGTCGACCGCGTGGGAGCTCCGCCAGGGCGAGCGCGTGAACCTCGAGGTCGACGTGCTCGCCCGCTACGTGGCGCGCATTCTGGACGTCGATCGCGGCTCCGAGGCCAAGCCCGCGGCATCGGACGCGTCGTTCCTCGAGAAGCTCCGCGGGTCCGGCTACATGTGA
- a CDS encoding helix-turn-helix domain-containing protein: protein MKHGRLYAAPDVARFCGVDLTTVHAWVKRGAIAHERSPGGQLRFRRVCLVAFLVERNFPIPKAISRELPLVGVVGALPSSVVGALAQVADVWHEPSPVRALVELRERSPDVLVLGTTLGFSRVVLVREVSSVDPHLVVACLASSPAEGLAFRDAGAKVVGLSGLDDTFVAAIAQVLGRELVAPPKR, encoded by the coding sequence GTGAAACACGGCCGGCTCTACGCCGCGCCCGACGTCGCTCGCTTCTGCGGGGTCGATCTCACCACGGTGCACGCGTGGGTGAAGCGCGGCGCGATCGCCCACGAGCGCAGCCCAGGGGGCCAGCTCCGCTTTCGTCGCGTGTGCCTCGTCGCGTTCCTCGTGGAACGTAACTTCCCGATACCCAAGGCGATTTCGCGCGAGCTCCCGCTCGTCGGGGTCGTCGGTGCGCTGCCGTCCTCGGTCGTCGGCGCGCTCGCTCAGGTGGCCGACGTGTGGCACGAGCCTTCCCCGGTGCGCGCCCTCGTCGAGCTTCGTGAGCGCTCCCCCGACGTGCTCGTGCTCGGCACCACCCTCGGCTTCTCGCGTGTCGTGCTCGTGCGCGAGGTCTCGAGCGTCGACCCTCACCTCGTCGTCGCGTGCCTCGCCTCGTCGCCCGCCGAGGGGCTCGCCTTCCGTGACGCGGGCGCCAAGGTCGTCGGCCTCTCGGGCCTCGACGACACCTTCGTCGCGGCGATCGCGCAGGTGCTCGGCCGAGAGCTCGTGGCGCCGCCGAAGCGCTAG
- the sucD gene encoding succinate--CoA ligase subunit alpha, which translates to MSILVGKDTRLLVQGITGGAGSFHAKQCLDYGTNVVAGVTPTRGGETFEGKVPVFDTVAEAVAKTKANASVIFVPPPGAADAILEAFDAGLELVVCITEGIPAIDMLKVRRVLEGLTGKTRLIGPNCPGIITPGACKIGIMPGHIHKAGNIGVVSKSGTLTYEAVGQLTAMGVGQSTCVGIGGDPVAGMDFIDVLELFQKDPDTHGIIMIGEIGGGAEEAAAEYIKKNVTKPVAGFIAGTTAPPGKRMGHAGAIISGGKGTAAAKIAALEDAGCKVAPNPSEMASTLMAMMKK; encoded by the coding sequence ATGAGCATTCTGGTCGGAAAAGACACGCGCCTTCTGGTGCAGGGCATCACCGGCGGCGCCGGCTCGTTCCACGCGAAGCAGTGCCTCGACTACGGCACCAACGTCGTCGCGGGCGTCACCCCCACGCGCGGCGGAGAGACGTTCGAGGGCAAGGTCCCCGTGTTCGACACGGTGGCCGAGGCCGTCGCGAAGACGAAGGCGAACGCCAGCGTCATCTTCGTGCCGCCCCCCGGCGCGGCCGACGCGATCCTCGAGGCGTTCGACGCGGGCCTCGAGCTCGTCGTCTGCATCACCGAGGGCATCCCGGCGATCGACATGCTCAAGGTCCGCCGCGTGCTCGAGGGCCTCACCGGCAAGACGCGTCTCATCGGGCCGAACTGCCCCGGCATCATCACCCCCGGCGCCTGCAAGATCGGCATCATGCCCGGCCACATCCACAAGGCCGGCAACATCGGCGTCGTGTCCAAGTCGGGCACGCTCACCTACGAAGCGGTCGGCCAGCTCACGGCCATGGGCGTCGGCCAGTCGACGTGCGTCGGCATCGGCGGCGACCCGGTCGCGGGCATGGACTTCATCGACGTCCTCGAGCTCTTCCAGAAAGACCCCGACACGCACGGCATCATCATGATTGGCGAGATCGGCGGCGGCGCGGAAGAGGCGGCGGCCGAGTACATCAAGAAGAACGTGACGAAGCCCGTCGCGGGCTTCATCGCCGGCACCACGGCCCCGCCCGGAAAGCGCATGGGTCACGCCGGCGCCATCATCTCGGGTGGCAAGGGCACGGCCGCGGCCAAGATCGCCGCCCTCGAGGACGCCGGCTGCAAGGTCGCGCCGAACCCGAGCGAGATGGCCTCGACGCTCATGGCGATGATGAAGAAGTAG
- a CDS encoding mechanosensitive ion channel family protein, whose translation MSFHLEPSATEAATSFIELAKTSAYAIGIKLVGALAMWVFGSWAVGLVDKLLGRSMKARKIEETIIRYVTAAVSAMLKIALAVGVLGYLGVQTTTFAALLGAAGVAIGMAWSGLLAHFAAGAFLVVLRPFKVGDFVEAGGVTGTIEEVGLFVTKINTPDNVLTMIGNSKVFSDTIKNYSSNRFRRVDLTAQLDHGADVPAAVELLKAAMAKIPNVVTDPKPDVEIVTFTLAGPVLAVRPYCHTDHYWQVYFETNAAIRNELGKAGFSVPKQHLAVLGPEGKKAA comes from the coding sequence ATGTCTTTTCACCTCGAACCGTCCGCGACGGAAGCGGCCACGAGCTTCATCGAGCTCGCGAAGACGAGCGCCTACGCCATCGGCATCAAGCTCGTCGGAGCCCTCGCCATGTGGGTCTTCGGCAGCTGGGCCGTAGGCTTGGTCGACAAGCTCCTCGGCCGGTCCATGAAGGCCCGCAAGATCGAGGAGACCATCATCCGCTACGTCACGGCCGCCGTGAGCGCCATGCTCAAGATCGCCCTCGCGGTCGGCGTGCTCGGCTACCTCGGGGTGCAGACGACGACGTTCGCCGCCCTGCTCGGCGCCGCGGGCGTGGCGATCGGCATGGCGTGGTCGGGCCTGCTCGCGCACTTCGCGGCGGGTGCGTTCCTCGTCGTGCTCCGGCCCTTCAAGGTCGGTGACTTCGTCGAGGCCGGGGGCGTCACGGGCACGATCGAAGAGGTTGGCCTCTTCGTCACCAAGATCAACACGCCCGACAACGTGCTCACCATGATCGGCAACTCGAAGGTGTTCTCGGACACCATCAAGAACTACTCGTCGAACCGGTTCCGTCGCGTCGATCTCACGGCGCAGCTCGACCACGGCGCCGACGTGCCTGCGGCCGTCGAGCTCTTGAAGGCCGCGATGGCCAAGATCCCGAACGTCGTCACCGACCCGAAACCCGACGTCGAGATCGTCACGTTCACGCTCGCGGGCCCCGTGCTCGCCGTGCGCCCGTACTGCCACACGGACCACTACTGGCAGGTCTACTTCGAGACGAACGCCGCCATCCGGAACGAGCTCGGCAAGGCCGGCTTCTCGGTCCCGAAGCAGCACCTCGCCGTCCTTGGGCCCGAGGGCAAGAAGGCCGCGTAA